From Brachionichthys hirsutus isolate HB-005 chromosome 2, CSIRO-AGI_Bhir_v1, whole genome shotgun sequence, one genomic window encodes:
- the slco4a1 gene encoding solute carrier organic anion transporter family member 4A1 encodes MPVLLKADASFSSKQELLDLHDCPLTGGPALDNPSPMDSQMGSPVSSAPRRPGITWADGSAGPHIFTEASPDHLCNIKTRPHAETPTGSMTISTDPDQLCGWGPVTPEAIQVFNTSHWVLFFLCVASFLQGMIVNGFINTVVTSIERRFDLRSYQAGLIVSSYDIAACVCLAFVSYFGGTGHKPRWLGWGMLIVALGSLVFALPHFSTPPYQVSMPEGTGMCSANHTSLCQDQDGGGLSSYCSVFMLGQFLHGMGSTPLYTLGVTYLDENVNADYAPVYIGIFYTAAILGPAAGYLLGGYALNFFTEIHLTTEMSPDDPLWVGAWWIGFLAGGAAALLVAAPILGYPRQLPGSQDFAAMRLSEAHQLKDGSHTPASDPEFGKTAKDMPRSVLLLLKNPTFLFLCLVGATEATLIASMSTFGPKFLESQFGLSASEAATLFGYMVVPAGGGGTFLGGYIVKRLNLRCRGIIRFCMMCSTTSLLAIFIFLIQCPNVPMAGVTSPYQPGLLEELKLDQYKHLYEPSSKLQLNNSSSLEVNLTADCNAGCNCVRELYNPVCGTDGIMYYSPCHAGCTARNTTDAAGREVYAGCSCVGGNVSGGEEGFALEGKCGSSCQHMPAVLALLFIIISFTFLCSIPALTATLRCVPHSQRSFGLGIQWMVVRAFGSIPGPIAFGSLIDISCLLWQDKCGEQGSCYLYRNSAMSHYTMAAGIIYKVLGLSFFLLASISYRPPPESPQSSCGSTDHGGGDGNDLSVKDLLEDGIIVNQHARL; translated from the exons ATGCCAGTCTTGCTGAAGGCAGATGCCTCCTTCAGCTCCAAGCAGGAGCTCCTGGACTTACATGACTGCCCTCTCACTGGGGGTCCCGCCCTGGACAACCCCAGCCCCATGGACTCCCAGATGGGCAGCCCAGTAAGCTCAGCCCCCAGACGTCCTGGCATCACATGGGCCGATGGCTCTGCTGGACCTCACATTTTCACAGAGGCTTCCCCAGACCATTTATGTAATATCAAAACAAGACCCCATGCAGAGACCCCCACTGGATCAATGACGATATCCACCGACCCAGATCAGCTCTGTGGCTGGGGGCCTGTGACGCCAGAGGCTATCCAAGTCTTCAACACGTCCCACTGGGTTCTGTTCTTCCTGTGcgtggcctccttcctccagggGATGATAGTCAATGGCTTCATTAACACGGTGGTCACCTCCATTGAGAGGCGCTTTGACCTGCGCAGCTATCAGGCTGGCTTGATTGTCAGTTCCTACGACATCGCAGCCTGCGTTTGCCTGGCCTTCGTCAGCTACTTCGGTGGGACAGGACATAAGCCTCGCTGGCTGGGATGGGGCATGCTGATTGTGGCGCTCGGTTCTCTCGTATTCGCCTTGCCTCACTTCAGCACACCTCCCTACCAGGTCAGCATGCCCGAAGGGACAGGAATGTGCTCTGCCAACCATACCAGCCTGTGCCAGGACCAGGACGGTGGGGGGCTGTCCAGCTACTGCTCTGTTTTCATGCTGGGTCAGTTTTTACACGGGATGGGCTCCACACCTCTCTACACGTTAGGGGTCACGTACCTGGATGAAAACGTCAACGCCGACTATGCGCCTGTTTACATTG GGATCTTCTACACAGCGGCCATCTTGGGTCCAGCAGCAGGATACCTGTTGGGAGGATACGCCCTCAACTTTTTCACCGAGATCCATCTGAC GACAGAGATGTCCCCAGACGACCCACTGTGGGTCGGAGCTTGGTGGATTGGCTTCCTCgccggaggagcagcagctctgctgGTAGCGGCCCCCATCCTGGGCTACCCACGGCAGCTCCCGG GCTCGCAGGACTTTGCGGCCATGCGGTTGTCTGAAGCACACCAGCTGAAGGATGGGAGCCACACCCCAGCCTCAGACCCTGAGTTTGGGAAGACGGCCAAAGACATGCCGAG ATCGGTGCTGCTTCTCCTGAAGAATCCTACGTTCCTGTTCCTGTGTTTGGTGGGGGCGACTGAGGCCACCCTCATCGCCAGCATGTCCACATTTGGTCCAAAGTTCTTAGAGTCACAGTTCGGTCTCAGCGCCTCAGAGGCTGCCACATTGTTCG GATACATGGTGGTGCCAGCAGGAGGTGGTGGCACCTTCTTGGGTGGCTACATCGTGAAGAGACTCAACCTACGCTGTCGAGGGATCATCCGTTTCTGCATGATGTGTTCAACAACCAGTCTCCTCGCTATCTTCATTTTTCTCATCCAGTGCCCCAATGTTCCCATGGCTGGGGTCACATCGCCATACCAGCCTGGTCTGTTGGAGGAGCTCAAACTGGACCAGTACAAACACCTCTATGAGCCTTCCAGCAAGCTGCAGCTTAATAACAG ctcctctttggAGGTCAATCTGACAGCGGACTGTAATGCCGGCTGTAATTGTGTCAGAGAGCTGTACAACCCAGTGTGTGGGACAGACGGCATCATGTATTATTCTCCTTGCCACGCCGGCTGCACCGCCCGTAACACCACAGACGCCGCAGGCAGAGAG GTGTACGCTGGATGTAGCTGTGTGGGGGGTAATGtgtcaggaggagaggagggcttCGCTCTGGAAGGGAAGTGTGGCAGCTCCTGCCAACACATGCCAGCTGTCCTGGCCttactcttcatcatcatcagttttaCCTTCCTTTGCAGTATCCCAGCACTAACTGCAACTCTCAG GTGTGTGCCACACAGCCAGAGATCCTTCGGACTTGGCATTCAGTGGATGGTGGTGCGTGCGTTTG GTAGCATTCCAGGACCCATAGCATTTGGTTCTTTGATTGACATCTCCTGCTTACTGTGGCAGGATAAGTGTGGTGAGCAGGGCTCCTGCTACCTCTATCGGAACTCAGCCATGAGCCACTACACAATGGCAGCAGGCATCATCTATAAG gtttTGGGGTTAAGCTTTTTCTTGTTAGCGAGCATCTCATACCGGCCTCCTCCGGAGTCGCCTCAGAGCAGCTGCGGGAGCACCGACCATGGAGGAGGGGATGGGAACGACCTGTCTGTTAAAGATCTTCTTGAAGATGGCATCATTGTGAACCAACATGCCaggctatga